A genomic region of Rhodococcus pyridinivorans contains the following coding sequences:
- a CDS encoding MetQ/NlpA family ABC transporter substrate-binding protein — MSLRRIVVASAALTLAAGLAACSSSEGDDTTLRISASSTPHVEILDQIVSTGALGDYKLDIVEITGEVDPNELLEAGDVDANFFQHEPYLTDWQKQKGIDDLVAVADVHLEPIGLYSNKIASLDELKDGDTVAVPRDTTNYARALYLLESAGLLEMDVPFEEADLSVVTESNITANPKNLNLVSIERPQLARQLDDAQITAAVINSNYALEAGLNPAEDAIVTEEVENNPFSNLLVVRAENENDPAVTALAEALESPETAAWIEETYSGAVLPVHSTN, encoded by the coding sequence ATGTCACTGCGTCGTATCGTCGTCGCGTCCGCCGCGCTCACCCTCGCTGCGGGTCTCGCGGCCTGCTCGTCGTCCGAAGGTGACGACACCACCCTCCGGATCTCGGCGTCGTCCACCCCGCACGTCGAGATCCTCGACCAGATCGTGAGCACCGGGGCGCTGGGCGACTACAAGCTCGACATCGTCGAGATCACCGGGGAGGTCGATCCCAACGAACTGCTCGAGGCCGGTGACGTCGACGCGAACTTCTTCCAGCACGAGCCCTACCTGACGGACTGGCAGAAGCAGAAGGGTATCGACGACCTCGTCGCCGTCGCCGACGTGCACCTCGAGCCCATCGGCCTCTACTCGAACAAGATCGCCTCGCTCGACGAGCTGAAGGACGGCGACACCGTCGCCGTGCCGCGCGACACCACCAACTACGCCCGCGCGCTGTACCTGCTCGAATCGGCCGGTCTGCTCGAGATGGACGTGCCCTTCGAGGAGGCCGACCTGTCGGTGGTCACCGAATCGAACATCACCGCCAACCCGAAGAACCTGAACCTCGTCAGCATCGAGCGTCCGCAGCTCGCCCGTCAGCTCGACGACGCGCAGATCACCGCCGCCGTGATCAACTCCAATTACGCGCTCGAAGCCGGCCTGAACCCGGCCGAGGACGCCATCGTCACCGAAGAGGTCGAGAACAACCCCTTCTCCAACCTGCTCGTCGTGCGGGCCGAGAACGAGAACGACCCGGCAGTGACCGCGCTGGCCGAGGCCCTCGAGTCGCCCGAGACGGCTGCCTGGATCGAGGAGACCTACTCCGGCGCCGTGCTGCCGGTCCACTCGACGAACTGA
- a CDS encoding methionine ABC transporter ATP-binding protein, whose product MIVVENLVKTFPGAGRSGEVAALRGVSLEIPDGEIYGIVGPSGSGKSTLLRCLNLLERPTSGRILLGGDDLSTLSGAELRAARRRIGTVFQQFNLLHSRTVIRNVEFPLEVAGIDKEQRRKRALELLDLVGLAGKGESYPSQLSGGQQQRVGIARALAVEPEVLLCDEATSALDPDTTDQVLDLVAEVNRRLGVTVVVITHELGVLRRICSSAARLAAGQVVETGRIVDLVADPESALGHALVPVGTDPSTGSGADTALVTAIGDAAHGPWLAEMIRAIDADIAVVGGRVEQVGSVTVGRMRLRFTAGTDRALIEGFVAERPYLSLAWGTEAELEGLTE is encoded by the coding sequence ATGATCGTCGTCGAGAACCTCGTCAAGACCTTCCCCGGAGCCGGGCGCTCCGGGGAGGTCGCGGCGTTGCGAGGGGTGTCGCTCGAGATCCCCGACGGCGAGATCTACGGCATCGTCGGCCCGTCCGGATCCGGCAAGTCCACCCTTCTGCGCTGTCTGAACCTGCTCGAGCGGCCTACCTCGGGACGGATCCTGCTCGGCGGGGACGACCTGTCGACCCTGTCCGGCGCGGAACTGCGAGCGGCGCGTCGCCGGATCGGGACGGTCTTCCAGCAGTTCAACCTACTGCACTCGCGCACCGTGATCCGGAACGTCGAATTCCCGCTCGAAGTGGCGGGGATCGACAAGGAACAGCGCCGCAAGCGGGCGCTCGAGCTGCTCGATCTCGTCGGCCTGGCCGGCAAGGGGGAGAGCTATCCCTCGCAGCTGTCCGGTGGACAGCAGCAGCGCGTGGGCATCGCCCGCGCACTCGCCGTCGAACCCGAGGTACTGCTGTGCGACGAGGCCACGAGCGCCCTGGACCCGGACACCACCGATCAGGTCCTCGATCTCGTCGCCGAGGTGAACAGACGACTGGGCGTCACGGTCGTGGTGATCACCCACGAACTCGGGGTGCTGCGCCGGATCTGCAGCTCGGCAGCTCGGCTCGCCGCCGGACAGGTGGTCGAGACGGGCCGGATCGTCGATCTCGTCGCCGATCCCGAGTCGGCGCTCGGGCATGCGCTCGTCCCGGTCGGCACCGACCCGTCGACGGGTTCGGGTGCCGACACGGCTCTGGTCACCGCGATCGGTGATGCCGCGCACGGACCGTGGCTCGCTGAGATGATCCGCGCGATCGACGCCGACATCGCTGTGGTCGGCGGCCGGGTCGAACAGGTCGGCAGCGTCACCGTGGGCCGGATGCGCCTTCGGTTCACGGCGGGTACCGATCGGGCACTCATCGAGGGGTTCGTGGCCGAACGCCCGTATCTGAGCCTGGCGTGGGGGACGGAAGCCGAATTGGAGGGACTCACGGAATGA
- a CDS encoding methionine ABC transporter permease has product MNKLQWYDAFPEVWEATLETLYMVAVSFVLTVVGGVLVGIVLQLTSPSGLWPRRTLNTVLGVIVNLFRSLPFLILLIALIGFTRFIVGTAIGPTAAIVPLTIGAIPFFGRIVESALREVPRGRVEAAQAMGATNGQIVRKVLLPEALSPLIAGATLTLVLLVGYSAMAGVIGGGGLGDFAIVYGYQRFNTPVLLLAVVVLIVMVQIMQSIGDLMVRRLAHRR; this is encoded by the coding sequence ATGAACAAACTGCAGTGGTACGACGCCTTCCCGGAGGTGTGGGAAGCCACCCTCGAGACGCTCTACATGGTTGCGGTGTCCTTCGTGCTCACCGTCGTCGGTGGTGTGCTGGTCGGAATCGTGTTGCAGTTGACGTCCCCGTCCGGACTGTGGCCGCGCAGGACGCTCAACACCGTCCTCGGCGTGATCGTCAACCTCTTCCGGTCGCTGCCCTTCCTCATCCTGCTGATCGCGCTGATCGGGTTCACCCGCTTCATCGTGGGTACCGCGATCGGGCCGACCGCGGCGATCGTGCCGTTGACCATCGGTGCCATCCCGTTCTTCGGCCGGATCGTCGAATCCGCTCTGCGGGAGGTGCCCCGGGGCCGGGTCGAGGCGGCCCAGGCGATGGGGGCCACCAACGGGCAGATCGTGCGCAAGGTGCTGCTGCCCGAAGCACTGTCCCCGCTGATCGCCGGTGCCACCCTCACCCTCGTGCTGCTGGTGGGCTATTCGGCCATGGCCGGTGTCATCGGTGGTGGCGGTCTCGGCGACTTCGCGATCGTCTACGGCTACCAGCGGTTCAACACGCCGGTGCTGTTGCTCGCGGTGGTCGTCCTCATCGTGATGGTGCAGATCATGCAGTCGATCGGTGATCTCATGGTCCGCAGGCTCGCGCACCGGCGGTGA
- a CDS encoding iron-siderophore ABC transporter substrate-binding protein, with protein MKFLSPRRLGSRAVVALAAAVALTACSSGSGDNSNGSPTGDFEPVAIEHALGTAEIDAQPERVVTLGMGSAETAIALGVTPVGMEEYPWGSDETGYLPWIHEELTERGEPLPEQFTGGAEVDVEAIARLAPDVILAPWSGITQEQYDLLSAIAPTVAYPELPWTITWQDQIETVGTALGRHDESLDLITEIDDTFERTAAEHPEYAGVTFSYIYNTGPSTLGVFMPDEQRVAMVRGLGLTVDPVAETLEETEGTDSAVIGLENAGLLKDSDLIFTFYSDPANRAEIESQAVYQQIPAIGRGSLVAPEEQPFVTGSSMINPLTVPWSIDRYVPLVDEAIAKLDR; from the coding sequence ATGAAATTTCTGTCCCCGCGCCGCCTCGGGTCACGCGCGGTAGTCGCGCTCGCCGCCGCCGTCGCACTCACCGCCTGCTCGTCCGGCAGTGGCGACAACTCGAACGGTTCTCCGACGGGCGACTTCGAACCCGTCGCGATCGAGCACGCACTGGGCACCGCCGAGATCGACGCGCAGCCCGAAAGGGTCGTCACGCTCGGGATGGGTTCGGCCGAGACGGCGATCGCACTGGGTGTCACCCCAGTGGGGATGGAGGAATATCCCTGGGGCAGCGACGAAACCGGATATCTGCCCTGGATCCACGAGGAACTGACCGAACGCGGCGAGCCGCTGCCCGAGCAGTTCACCGGTGGCGCCGAGGTGGACGTCGAGGCGATCGCCCGACTCGCCCCGGACGTCATCCTCGCGCCGTGGTCGGGCATCACGCAGGAGCAGTACGACCTGCTGTCGGCGATCGCCCCGACCGTCGCCTACCCCGAACTGCCCTGGACGATCACCTGGCAGGACCAGATCGAGACCGTCGGCACCGCACTCGGCAGGCACGACGAGTCGCTGGATCTGATCACGGAGATCGACGACACCTTCGAACGCACCGCGGCGGAGCATCCCGAATACGCCGGGGTGACGTTCTCGTATATCTACAACACCGGCCCCAGCACGCTGGGCGTGTTCATGCCCGACGAGCAGCGCGTGGCGATGGTCCGCGGACTCGGGCTGACGGTCGACCCGGTCGCGGAGACGCTCGAGGAGACCGAGGGCACCGACTCGGCGGTCATCGGGCTCGAGAACGCCGGACTGCTGAAGGACTCGGATCTGATCTTCACGTTCTATTCCGACCCGGCGAACCGCGCGGAGATCGAATCGCAGGCCGTCTACCAGCAAATTCCGGCGATCGGGCGCGGCTCGCTCGTCGCGCCGGAGGAACAGCCGTTCGTCACGGGATCGTCGATGATCAATCCGCTCACCGTGCCGTGGTCGATCGACCGCTACGTCCCGCTCGTCGACGAGGCGATCGCGAAGCTCGACCGCTGA
- a CDS encoding response regulator transcription factor, giving the protein MPVTDSLRILVYSDDATVRQQVRDALGTRLHPDLPPLDYVEVATPPVVVERMHAGDIALAVLDGEAAPAGGMGLAKQLEDELDSCPPIIVLIARADDEWLARWSGAEVVLRHPVDPIRLGRQVLALLTPRSRPS; this is encoded by the coding sequence TTGCCCGTGACCGACTCGCTGCGCATCCTCGTCTACAGCGACGATGCGACCGTGCGGCAACAGGTTCGTGATGCCCTCGGTACCCGGCTGCACCCGGATCTGCCTCCACTCGACTACGTCGAGGTCGCGACACCGCCGGTCGTCGTCGAACGCATGCACGCCGGCGACATCGCCCTCGCCGTGCTCGACGGTGAGGCCGCCCCCGCGGGCGGCATGGGCCTCGCGAAACAACTCGAGGACGAACTCGACTCGTGCCCGCCGATCATCGTGTTGATCGCCCGGGCCGACGACGAATGGCTCGCCCGCTGGTCGGGCGCCGAGGTGGTGCTGCGTCATCCCGTCGACCCGATTCGGCTCGGCCGGCAGGTCCTCGCGCTGCTCACCCCTCGCTCCCGCCCCTCCTGA
- a CDS encoding NADH-quinone oxidoreductase subunit A, translating into MNAYVPILVLGGIALAFAVFSVAVASLAGPSRYNRAKLDAYECGIDPTPQPVGGGRFPVKYYLTAMLFIIFDIEIVFLYPWAVHFDTLGVFGLAAMALFMFNVFVAYAYEWKRGGLTWD; encoded by the coding sequence ATGAACGCTTACGTACCGATCCTGGTACTCGGTGGCATCGCGCTTGCCTTCGCGGTCTTCTCCGTCGCGGTGGCGAGCCTCGCGGGCCCGAGCCGATACAACCGCGCCAAGCTCGATGCGTACGAGTGCGGCATCGACCCCACACCCCAGCCGGTGGGAGGTGGTCGCTTCCCGGTGAAGTACTACCTCACCGCGATGCTGTTCATCATCTTCGACATCGAGATCGTCTTCCTGTACCCGTGGGCGGTCCATTTCGACACGCTCGGCGTCTTCGGTCTGGCGGCGATGGCGCTGTTCATGTTCAACGTCTTCGTCGCCTACGCCTACGAGTGGAAACGAGGAGGCCTGACATGGGACTGA
- a CDS encoding NuoB/complex I 20 kDa subunit family protein, with product MGIEEKVPSGFLLSTVETLAGFARKGSLWPASFGLACCAIEMMATAGGRYDIARFGMEAFRASPRQADVMIVAGRVSQKMAPALRRVYDQMVEPKWVLAMGVCASSGGMFNNYAIVQGVDHVVPVDIYLPGCPPRPEMLLHAILMLHEKIAQMPLGVNRAEAIRAAEEAALAQRPLIELTVPPR from the coding sequence ATGGGCATCGAGGAGAAGGTCCCCAGCGGTTTTCTGCTCAGCACCGTCGAGACCCTGGCCGGTTTCGCGCGCAAGGGCTCCTTGTGGCCGGCGTCCTTCGGGCTCGCGTGCTGCGCCATCGAGATGATGGCCACCGCCGGTGGCCGCTACGACATCGCCCGCTTCGGTATGGAGGCCTTCCGGGCCTCCCCGCGACAGGCCGACGTCATGATCGTCGCCGGCCGAGTCAGCCAGAAGATGGCTCCCGCCCTGCGCCGCGTCTACGACCAGATGGTCGAACCGAAGTGGGTGCTCGCGATGGGCGTGTGCGCCTCGTCGGGCGGCATGTTCAACAACTACGCGATCGTTCAGGGGGTCGACCACGTCGTCCCCGTCGACATCTACCTTCCGGGCTGCCCGCCCCGGCCCGAGATGCTCCTGCACGCCATCCTCATGCTGCACGAGAAGATCGCGCAGATGCCACTGGGTGTGAACCGGGCCGAGGCGATCCGCGCCGCCGAGGAAGCGGCCCTGGCCCAACGTCCCCTCATCGAACTGACGGTGCCGCCGCGATGA
- a CDS encoding NADH-quinone oxidoreductase subunit C, with product MTDLERTGSDHDDRADEVIAVRRGMFGVRGSGDTSGYGRLVRRVTLPGSTERPYGGYLDDLVDTLEDVLDERSGDTGVGYAQAVEKVVAHRHQLTVFVRREHLPLVARTLRDHADLRFELCLGVSGVHYPQETGRELHAVYPLVSITHNRRIRLEVAIPDSDPYVPSLYRTYPTNDWHERETYDFFGIVFDGHPALTRIEMPDDWHGHPQRKDYPLGGIPVEYKGARIPPPDERRAYT from the coding sequence ATGACCGATCTCGAACGGACAGGATCCGACCACGACGACCGCGCCGACGAGGTGATCGCCGTCCGACGCGGCATGTTCGGGGTGCGTGGATCCGGTGACACCAGCGGCTACGGCCGCCTCGTGCGCCGGGTGACGCTGCCCGGCAGCACCGAGCGACCCTACGGCGGGTACCTCGACGACCTCGTCGACACGCTCGAGGACGTCCTCGACGAGCGATCCGGCGACACCGGCGTCGGCTATGCCCAGGCGGTCGAGAAGGTCGTCGCGCACCGCCACCAGCTGACCGTCTTCGTCCGCCGCGAACATCTGCCGCTCGTGGCCCGCACCCTGCGCGACCATGCGGACCTCCGCTTCGAGCTGTGCCTCGGGGTCAGCGGGGTGCATTACCCGCAGGAGACGGGCCGCGAACTGCACGCGGTGTATCCGCTCGTCTCGATCACCCACAACCGTCGGATACGGCTCGAGGTCGCGATCCCCGACAGCGACCCGTACGTCCCCTCGCTCTACCGCACCTACCCGACGAACGACTGGCACGAGCGCGAGACCTACGACTTCTTCGGAATCGTCTTCGACGGGCACCCCGCGCTCACCCGCATCGAGATGCCCGACGACTGGCACGGACATCCCCAACGCAAGGACTACCCTCTCGGCGGCATCCCGGTGGAATACAAGGGCGCCCGGATCCCGCCACCCGACGAACGGAGGGCGTACACGTGA
- a CDS encoding NADH-quinone oxidoreductase subunit D, whose translation MTSEPATETVFDAVGRDWDGITAAVRDSGEDHIVVNMGPQHPSTHGVLRLILEIDGETVTEARCGIGYLHTGIEKNLEFRNWTQGVTFVTRMDYLAPFHNETAYCLGVEKLLGIEDLVPERAQVVRVMLMELNRISSHLVALATGGMELGATTPMLFGFRERELILDVFETITGLRMNHSYIRPGGLSQDLPDEAVPMIRDLLALLPGRLADLEALFTDNPIFISRTRDIGCLDLTGCMALGITGPILRSTGLPYDLRRAEPYCGYETYEFDVVTAEGSDCYARYLVRIGEMHESLKIVEQCLDRLRPGPVMVQDGKIAWPSELQLGPDGLGNSPDHIRHIMGESMEGLIHHFKLVTEGIRVPAGQVYIGVESPRGELGVHMVSDGGTRPYRVHYRDPSFTNLQAVAAMCEGGMVSDVIAAVASIDPVMGGVDR comes from the coding sequence GTGACGAGCGAACCCGCGACCGAGACCGTCTTCGACGCCGTCGGACGCGACTGGGACGGCATCACCGCTGCCGTACGCGACAGCGGCGAGGACCACATCGTCGTCAACATGGGCCCCCAGCACCCATCCACCCACGGAGTGTTGCGCCTGATCCTCGAGATCGACGGCGAGACCGTCACGGAGGCCCGATGTGGAATCGGCTATCTGCACACCGGAATCGAGAAAAACCTCGAATTCCGCAACTGGACGCAGGGCGTCACCTTCGTCACTCGCATGGACTACCTCGCCCCGTTCCACAACGAGACGGCCTACTGCCTCGGCGTCGAGAAGCTGCTCGGCATCGAGGATCTCGTCCCCGAACGCGCGCAGGTCGTGCGGGTGATGCTCATGGAACTCAACCGCATCTCCTCGCACCTGGTGGCGCTGGCCACCGGTGGCATGGAACTCGGCGCGACCACCCCGATGCTGTTCGGTTTCCGCGAACGCGAACTGATCCTCGACGTCTTCGAGACGATCACCGGACTGCGGATGAACCACTCCTACATCCGGCCCGGCGGACTGTCCCAGGACTTGCCCGACGAAGCCGTGCCGATGATCCGCGACCTGCTCGCCCTCCTACCCGGCCGGCTCGCCGATCTCGAAGCCCTGTTCACCGACAACCCCATCTTCATCTCACGCACCCGCGACATCGGCTGCCTCGACCTCACCGGCTGCATGGCCCTCGGGATCACCGGACCGATCCTACGGTCCACCGGACTGCCCTACGACCTGCGCCGCGCCGAACCCTACTGCGGCTACGAGACCTACGAGTTCGACGTCGTCACCGCAGAGGGATCCGACTGCTACGCGCGCTATCTCGTCCGGATCGGGGAGATGCACGAATCGTTGAAGATCGTCGAACAGTGCCTCGACCGGCTCCGCCCCGGACCGGTGATGGTCCAGGACGGCAAGATCGCCTGGCCGTCGGAACTGCAGCTCGGACCGGACGGACTCGGCAACTCGCCCGACCACATCCGGCACATCATGGGCGAGTCGATGGAGGGTCTGATCCACCACTTCAAGCTCGTCACCGAAGGCATACGTGTCCCGGCGGGACAGGTCTACATCGGCGTCGAATCGCCACGCGGCGAACTCGGCGTCCACATGGTCAGCGACGGCGGCACACGCCCGTACCGCGTGCACTACCGCGACCCGTCGTTCACGAATCTGCAGGCCGTCGCGGCGATGTGCGAGGGCGGCATGGTCTCCGACGTGATCGCTGCCGTCGCCAGCATCGACCCGGTGATGGGGGGAGTGGACCGATGA
- the nuoF gene encoding NADH-quinone oxidoreductase subunit NuoF, with the protein MSTEFVRAAGAETTGTAATSETTAAVPMTEPAGREPVLVPLGPRPDEDTYLTPPDAPRRYPDDARARLDADADRIIARYPQPRSALLPLLHLVQAEDGYITPAGIEFCARRLGLTGAEVAAVSTFYTMYRRSPTGRHHVGVCTNALCATMGGDEIFSALCTRLGIGHDETTADGAITLEHIECNAACDYAPVMTVDWELFDNRTIESAIELVDDLLAGGTPAPTRGAPLRSFRDTARLLAGIPDDRPGALEAAGTAGPASLAGLEVARKHDMRAPEPPENDEAVVAVGKSPTGLTPVLTRYWAEEQAWTLDAYRRHGGYEALPIALGMDPDAVIVAVKDSGIRGRGGAGFSTGTKWSFIPQGDDKPHYLVVNADESEPGTCKDIPFMLATPHALVEGVIIAAYAIRARHAFVYLRGEAVPVLRRLHAAVAEAYEAGCLGRDILGSGYDLELVVHAGAGAYICGEETALLDSLEGRRGQPRLRPPFPAVAGLYACPTVVNNVESIANVPLVIRNGVDWYRSMGTEKSPGFAMFSLSGHVTTPGQYEAPLGITLRELLGYAGGVRAGHRLKFWTPGGSSTPIFTDEHLDVPLDYENVAAAGSMLGTRALQIFDETTCVVRTVLRWTEFYAHESCGKCTPCREGTWWLVQILERLEHGRGAEADLEKLLDISDNILGRAFCALGDGATSPITSSLKYFRDEYVAHFEHGGCPFDPHLSTLAADAPAEGGER; encoded by the coding sequence ATGAGCACCGAATTCGTGCGGGCTGCGGGCGCGGAGACCACCGGCACCGCGGCCACGAGCGAGACCACCGCCGCCGTGCCGATGACCGAACCGGCCGGACGCGAACCCGTCCTCGTGCCGCTCGGGCCGCGACCCGACGAGGACACCTATCTCACCCCACCTGACGCACCGCGCCGCTATCCCGACGACGCGCGCGCCCGCCTCGACGCCGACGCCGACCGGATCATCGCGCGCTACCCGCAGCCACGATCAGCGCTGCTGCCGCTGCTGCACCTCGTGCAGGCGGAGGACGGTTACATCACGCCGGCCGGCATCGAGTTCTGCGCCCGGCGGCTCGGACTCACCGGCGCCGAGGTCGCCGCCGTCTCCACCTTCTACACCATGTACCGCCGCTCGCCGACCGGCCGCCACCACGTCGGAGTGTGCACGAACGCGTTGTGCGCGACGATGGGCGGCGACGAGATCTTCTCCGCGCTGTGCACCCGGCTCGGCATCGGACACGACGAGACCACCGCCGACGGCGCGATCACCCTCGAGCACATCGAATGCAACGCGGCGTGCGACTACGCCCCCGTGATGACCGTCGACTGGGAACTGTTCGACAACCGCACTATCGAGTCCGCGATCGAACTCGTCGACGACCTGCTCGCCGGCGGCACCCCCGCACCGACGCGCGGCGCCCCGCTGCGCAGCTTCCGCGACACCGCACGCCTGCTCGCGGGGATCCCCGACGACCGGCCCGGTGCGCTCGAGGCCGCCGGTACCGCCGGGCCGGCCTCCCTCGCCGGGCTCGAGGTCGCCCGCAAGCACGACATGCGGGCACCCGAACCGCCGGAGAATGACGAGGCCGTCGTCGCCGTCGGGAAATCACCGACAGGTCTGACCCCCGTACTCACCCGTTATTGGGCCGAGGAACAGGCGTGGACCCTCGACGCCTACCGGCGGCACGGTGGATACGAAGCCCTGCCCATCGCGCTCGGCATGGACCCGGATGCGGTCATCGTCGCAGTCAAGGATTCCGGGATCCGCGGTCGCGGCGGCGCCGGATTCTCCACGGGCACCAAGTGGTCGTTCATCCCGCAGGGCGACGACAAGCCGCACTATCTCGTCGTCAACGCCGACGAATCCGAACCGGGCACCTGCAAGGACATCCCGTTCATGCTGGCCACCCCGCATGCCCTCGTCGAAGGCGTGATCATCGCCGCCTACGCGATCCGCGCCCGGCACGCGTTCGTCTATCTCCGCGGCGAAGCCGTCCCGGTGCTGCGGCGCCTGCACGCGGCGGTCGCCGAGGCCTACGAGGCCGGTTGTCTCGGACGCGACATCCTCGGCTCCGGATACGACCTCGAACTCGTCGTCCACGCCGGTGCGGGCGCATACATCTGCGGTGAGGAGACGGCGCTGCTCGACTCCCTCGAGGGCCGCCGCGGCCAACCACGCCTGCGCCCGCCCTTTCCCGCCGTCGCCGGCCTGTACGCATGCCCGACCGTCGTCAACAACGTCGAATCCATCGCGAACGTCCCGCTCGTCATCCGCAACGGTGTGGACTGGTACCGCTCGATGGGCACCGAGAAATCACCGGGATTCGCGATGTTCTCGCTCTCCGGGCACGTCACCACCCCCGGCCAGTACGAGGCCCCGCTCGGCATCACCCTGCGCGAGCTGCTCGGCTACGCCGGGGGTGTGCGCGCCGGCCACCGGCTCAAGTTCTGGACACCCGGCGGTTCGTCGACCCCGATCTTCACCGACGAACACCTCGACGTCCCCCTGGACTACGAGAACGTCGCCGCCGCCGGGTCGATGCTCGGGACCCGGGCCCTGCAGATCTTCGACGAGACCACCTGCGTCGTCCGCACGGTGCTGCGCTGGACCGAGTTCTACGCGCACGAATCGTGCGGCAAGTGCACCCCCTGCCGCGAGGGCACCTGGTGGCTCGTGCAGATCCTCGAGCGGCTCGAACACGGCCGGGGCGCCGAAGCCGACCTGGAGAAGCTGCTCGACATCTCCGACAACATCCTCGGCCGGGCGTTCTGCGCGCTCGGGGACGGCGCGACCAGCCCGATCACGTCGTCGCTGAAGTACTTCCGCGACGAATACGTCGCCCACTTCGAGCACGGCGGCTGCCCGTTCGACCCGCACCTGTCGACGCTCGCCGCCGACGCCCCCGCGGAAGGAGGCGAGCGATGA